A genomic stretch from Burkholderia pyrrocinia includes:
- a CDS encoding pentapeptide MXKDX repeat protein, translating into MKKVLIAACVAGFAMVATGAYAQNDAMSKEGSSMSKDAMGHDAMAKDGAMKKDAMKKHAMKKDAMKKDAMSHDSMSKPKSDDKMAPSN; encoded by the coding sequence ATGAAAAAAGTACTGATCGCAGCCTGTGTCGCCGGTTTCGCCATGGTCGCAACGGGTGCGTATGCGCAGAACGACGCGATGTCGAAGGAGGGTTCGTCGATGTCGAAGGACGCGATGGGCCACGACGCGATGGCCAAGGACGGCGCGATGAAGAAGGACGCCATGAAGAAGCACGCGATGAAGAAGGACGCGATGAAGAAGGACGCGATGTCGCACGACTCGATGAGCAAGCCGAAGTCGGACGACAAGATGGCCCCGTCGAACTGA
- a CDS encoding cytochrome b/b6 domain-containing protein yields the protein MQTVPATGRAAATPPARPIHPLWVRASHWLNALAAVLMVLSGWRIYDASPIYPPFTFPHGITIGGWLGGALQWHFAAMWLLVGNGLFYLAMSLATGRLVRKMLPVTPASVWRDVRAALGGRLSHADLSVYNAVQRAAYLTAIVDLVVLVLSGLAIWKSVQFPLLRELFGGYDNARVVHFWAMSLLVAFFVVHVAMALLVPRSLLAMLRGR from the coding sequence ATGCAAACCGTTCCCGCCACAGGGCGCGCGGCCGCCACGCCGCCCGCGCGCCCGATCCATCCGCTGTGGGTGCGCGCGAGCCACTGGCTCAACGCGCTCGCGGCCGTGCTGATGGTGCTGTCCGGCTGGCGCATCTACGACGCGTCGCCGATCTATCCGCCGTTCACGTTTCCTCACGGCATCACGATCGGCGGCTGGCTCGGCGGCGCGCTGCAATGGCATTTCGCGGCGATGTGGCTGCTCGTCGGCAACGGGCTGTTCTACCTCGCGATGTCGCTTGCGACCGGACGCCTGGTGCGCAAGATGCTGCCCGTCACGCCGGCGTCCGTGTGGCGCGACGTACGCGCCGCGCTCGGCGGGCGGCTGTCGCACGCCGACCTGAGCGTCTACAACGCGGTACAGCGCGCGGCGTACCTGACCGCGATCGTCGATCTCGTCGTGCTGGTGCTGTCGGGGCTCGCGATCTGGAAATCCGTGCAGTTTCCGCTGCTGCGCGAGTTGTTCGGCGGTTACGACAACGCGCGCGTCGTGCATTTCTGGGCGATGTCGCTGCTCGTCGCATTTTTTGTCGTACACGTCGCAATGGCGCTGCTGGTGCCGCGCTCGCTGCTCGCGATGCTGCGCGGCCGCTGA
- a CDS encoding molybdopterin-dependent oxidoreductase: MSESENRRGQPRWTLDRNSLELDVRRELEMPSRRLFNRRVLTLGGLTMLTGCTLQDDASVNTFLEKVSRMNDRVQAWLFSGDRLAPTYTEADITRPFPFNAYYGIDDVPHVDASTYRLVLSGRVTGKRVWTLDELYALPHAEQITRHICVEGWSAIGRWGGTPFGAFLARAGADTRAKYVGFKCADDYYESIDMPTALHPQTLLAFDYDGRRLPPEFGFPMKLRMPTKLGYKNPKHIMEIFVTDTFPGGYWVDQGYNWFGGS; the protein is encoded by the coding sequence ATGTCGGAATCCGAAAACAGGCGCGGCCAGCCGCGCTGGACCCTCGACCGGAATTCGCTCGAACTCGACGTGCGCCGCGAGCTCGAGATGCCGTCGCGGCGGCTTTTCAACCGGCGCGTGCTGACGCTCGGCGGGCTGACGATGCTGACCGGCTGCACGCTGCAGGACGATGCGTCGGTCAACACGTTCCTCGAGAAAGTGTCGCGCATGAACGATCGCGTGCAGGCCTGGCTGTTCAGCGGCGACCGGCTCGCGCCGACCTACACCGAAGCCGACATCACGCGGCCGTTCCCGTTCAACGCGTACTACGGGATCGACGACGTGCCGCACGTCGATGCGTCGACGTATCGGCTCGTGCTGTCCGGCCGCGTGACGGGCAAGCGCGTGTGGACGCTCGACGAGCTGTATGCGCTGCCGCACGCGGAGCAGATCACGCGGCATATCTGCGTGGAAGGGTGGAGTGCGATCGGCCGCTGGGGCGGCACGCCGTTCGGCGCGTTCCTCGCGCGTGCCGGCGCCGACACGCGCGCGAAATACGTCGGCTTCAAGTGCGCGGACGACTACTACGAGAGCATCGACATGCCGACCGCGCTGCATCCGCAGACGCTGCTCGCGTTCGACTACGACGGCCGCCGGCTGCCGCCGGAATTCGGTTTTCCGATGAAGCTGCGGATGCCGACCAAGCTCGGCTACAAGAACCCGAAGCACATCATGGAAATCTTCGTGACCGATACGTTTCCGGGCGGC